Part of the Primulina huaijiensis isolate GDHJ02 chromosome 15, ASM1229523v2, whole genome shotgun sequence genome is shown below.
GAAGAAGAATATGTTGTTTGAAAAATATGGTTacatgttgaattaattttttttatttcgttTGAATGCAGCGTAAATTAATTCATTCTGGCATGTCAAGTTAACCCTCCTCTATAACTTTAACGAGATTCtgacaaaacaagaaaaaaaatttccaaaacaTCAGGCGGTCTCGATATTCTAAGAAAACTATTCTAAAAAAATCTAAGAAAACTGTTTCACTCAACATCTTTTGCACGATTacaagtgaatttttttttaagtacgTGGATatgatttttgtaaaaaatttatggaaatatttttaaaaaatttgttcttCGAATATGATGGCTAAAAAATTACTTTGagatatattttgatgtttttaaaattttttaaaaaaatatgggtCAAACAAGTAATAAactgaaaataagaaaaatagaaaaaaaattacaattaataGATTTTTATAGAATAGTTGTACAAAAACATCTttttcttaataatttttaactattaaaatatttttatataatagttGTTGAAATacgtatttattttaaaacaattttttaaacttttttttgtAAACANTTATGTTTTCGTGAGATGTATCAACTCgatctatatttaaaaaatgaaaagtagtttaaaatgtaatttattttaataaatcgaaTCAAGTtataaaattgatatgtgagacGGTATAACGAGAGTTATTGTGCTTAAAAAAGGCatgttattaaaatttaaaacagaAAATAGAACTTCTTCtttgttttttccttttaaaatggGAAATAGAATAcgttatgttatttaattattatttatataaatatataaagagAGATGATGCAAACTCCTCCTCAACCCTTTCTCTTTCTCTCACTAGGATTGTAAATTTCCCccgaattttttgttttctaatttGCTATTAATCTGGGTATGGAATTCCCACTCCTCTCTTCTTCCGTGGATAATACAGCAGCTTGATTATTTGGGCTCTACGGTATTTTGTCTATCCCTggaattgatattattttttaattccgGATTAGAATTTGTGTTCTGCTAGCTGAATTGTTTTGTCGATGATTTATTGGATGGTTGaatgttcatatttttttgattGGGATATGGTTTTTGGACCAGACGATGAAATTGTTCTTTTTCGATCTGGGGTTGGTTTGGGGATTTATTGTATCTTGGGGGAATCTGATTGATTTTGGATATTCATTAGGAAGAGGAGCTCGGAGATTAACATTTTTGGGAGCATTTTTTACTTATTTGGGATGttcaattttctttcttttcttatctctcttttttttttttggtgttttatTGAGAATCTCGATCGAATGATTTCCCTGTTGAGTTTAGTAAGTGTAGATTACGATTTTTGATCATTTATTGTAGATTTGCTGTTCTTCAGCTATTAGTGCTTAATTTGTttgtttatctttttttttccctttttggtGGGGATAGGGGTTTCCATGATGCAGAAATCAAtggtaaatgttttttttagtaGTTCATTTAGGGCTTAAGGAGAAATTGGGCAAGTTTTATGAATTTGGAAAAGTCTGCGTCTGGAAAAAGCTTATGAGAGAATGAAATAATCCGTTGATTCCGGATGTATTTTGGATTGCCATAATGGTTTTTGATTTTATCTCAATCTGCAGGTTGTTGTATACACAGTATTTAATCCTTTCTTCAGATTTTGTTGGTGCATAGCCTGATGGCTAGGGGAGGAAAATTTGGATTGAAGCGGGAGGCCGGGAACAACATTCCATTGAGTAGAAAAGGGTCGGATGAGTCCGATGAAGATTACACTGTGGGTGAAGATGAGGATTTTTATGAGTCAGAGGATGAAGATTGTTCTCTTGCTGAGGATGAATCAGATGAAAGTTTAGGAGAATTTATGGCGGAGGAAGAGGAGGAGGATCCAGTTACAATAAAAAAGGTCAGGAAACCTGGAGGCGGAAAGTGTTTTCAAGGGAGAAAGAAGAACAGGTTTGCAAAGGGAAGAAAGAAAAAGGTAGTTTATAGTGAAGAAGAGGattgtgatgatgatgatgacgaCGACTTTTTTTTTGTCTCTAAGCCGAAAAGAAAACATAAGCTGTCTTGTCAAGAAGAGGAAGACGATGATATCGAAGATTTGTATCAACAGGAACCGAATGATTTTGATGTCAAAATACCAAGAAAagttattgaaaaaaataatggcGGTTACACGGAGAAGCCTAGAAAGAGAACTAAAGTTTCATATcaagaagaagagaaagaaaGCGATTATGATGATTCGTACGAAGACGATGACGAGGAATTTACACCAGATGAGATTGATGGCTTTGACGAGGAAGAGTTACCTGTCACTAAAAAGAATAGGGTTGGCAGGCTCAGGGTTCGGGAGACTCAGATTGCCAGAGGGAAAAGGGGAAAGAGGAGTACTGAGTTCTTGAAGAAGACTAAAAGGAAGGAACCTATGATAGAAAAAAGTTCAAGGAAAAGAAGTAGATCTGATCATGGTGAGTCTCCGGTTAAGAATCCTGTGTCGCTGAAGAAGAAAAAGCTCCCTAAACCAGTTCGAGGGAGGAGGAGAAAACCGAGTTTGGATTTTGATTCAGATTTTGTGAGTTCTGGGTCAATTGATTGTGAATACACAGTCTCTGAAGAAGAGAGAGAACAAGTTAGAGAGGCTAGTGAATTCTGTGGAAGCGTGGCCACTAGCTCTAGGAGTTCAAATGCTTTGAAGATGATTAAAGAAGTAGAATTTTTGCCTCTGCAAAGAAAATGCCCAGGAAGGAAGGGCAAGGAAAAGGTGGTAGACATGAATGTTGCAGTAGGAAAGCAGGTTTGTGGGATTTGTCTATCCGAAGAGGGGAAGAGAACTGTCCGGGGAATATTAAATTGTTGCAGTCATTACTTTTGTTTTACTTGCATCATGGAGTGGTCAAAGGTAGAGTCGCGATGCCCCCTCTGTAAACAAAGGTTTGCAACTGTTTGTAGAACTGCCCGAGATGATGGTGGGCATGATTTAAGGGATTCAGTTTTTCAGGTTCCTGAGAGGGATCAGGTATCGGAATGAAACCATCTTTTTTAAGTTTAGGATATTTATAATGGTTTAGCTGCCAAAATATATACTTATTTGTCCTAGTATCGATGACCCTTTTCAGGTGTATCAACCATCGGAGGAAGAGCTTAGGGGCTACCTTGATCCATATGAGAATGTTCTTTGTACTGAATGCTTGCAAGGTGGGGATGATGCTCTTATGCTTCTTTGTGACATCTGTGATTCGCCTGCGCATTCTTATTGTGTTGGTCTTGGACGTGAAGTACCTGAAGGAAATTGGTATTGCGATGGCTGTAGACCTACAGCTCTTGCTTCCTTGAATGCTCCACATTTGAATCCTACTCCTGATCTTGGAGCATGTAACAGTTTGCCTGTTATCTCATCACCTGTTGCCACTGTCCGTGAAACTTTTGATCTCAATGAATTATACGTGCCTGAAACCCCCCAGACTCAAGTAGCCATACCTTCTCCATCCCCAAGACATTCTAATGGAGATACTCAGGCTACATCACCTGGTTCTGGATCAGTTGCATTTACCTTGTTTGAAAGACGTCGAATTCAGAGACAGATCCATCAACTTCTTAATAACAGGAGTAACATGAGTAGACAATTAGACGGAAATGGTGTTGTTTCCCCTGTGACTGTGATTAACCTTTTTGGTTCTCAAATTACCCGTGATGGGGCATTAGCACATCAACACACGGTTACTCAATCAAGAATGGTACCACAAAACGCTCATCGTCAGGGAAGGTTACCGGACAATTCCATGCCTTTGTTGTATCGTAGGGAAGGTATTTCGCCAAGAGTAAGCAGTTTGAGGGGACATGTACTTCATAATCAAGCTTCTACATCCACGAATCAAACTTTTGATGGTTCGGCACATGATGAATTTGTTGGTATCGATGAAAGAATCGGTCGGGATACGTGTCATCAGCAACTTTATCCTTTCAGTGGTACATCGAACACTGGATCTGAAGCTAGCATATCACCCTTTCAATTTAGAGAGGTTCATCTCTCCCTTAGAAAAATAATGTTtgcattaataataattttaatgttcTATAATTTCCACGCGTCTCATTTCCTCTCGTTCCTGTCTCGTGTTTTTTAATTACTTCGAAACTTCATGGATGCAGACTCCAGTATCTTCAAGGACATTGCAGGGACCTCTGCGAACGCCATTTTAGCTGCACGTGTTCTTGAGGACCGAAGCAGTATAACAAATGCACACACAACCCTTACCTGTTATCATGTTCATCTATTATCGACTGGTTTATCAGAAAATGGGGTGTCCCAAGTTCATATTCTTTGCAGATAGCAGAGTTGATCCCATCTCACGCGATCATCTACAAACATGTTCCGAAGCCTGATCTGCGTTTCTGGACGGCTGATACATGTTAactaaatcatttttaaatttgttttactGATTCAAGTCACTCATTTGCATACACGGAACAAGAGcgaaaaaattatttagaaCAAAAATTGGAACTGAAAGTTGCTATTTTCAGATAGAACTGGAGCTTTTTCCTTTCATGTTCATGATAGAGATAGCGAGTGTTTTAGAAGATAGCGAGTGTTTTAGAAGTGAAGGGCTGCTGGTACCATTAGTTGTTGATAGATGAAAACGCGGATGAGGCAGCCGGTTTCCATGCTATTTTATCAATATTCCTTCGTCacttttaaaattgttgttatttttatatacaAACGGTTCATATTTCTCCATTTTTTACTATCAGAGGAATGTTTATTATTCATGTAGATAAAATCCAAATGCACACGTCTTCATGAAATCGACTGTtagaaatttgattaaattatagATAAATTGAAAACTCGTCTTTTATAAATGCAGCGAAGGAGCTGAAATTGAAGCTGCGTTGAAGACAAAATTTAATCAATGGTAGAGTTCTACTTTCAGCTAAGCCCCTTTATAGATGTTTAAAGTACAACTACTTTTTTCTTGATAGGAAACaaactttattataataatgGATTATGTTACAGTAGAGGCGGATGTGTAATCCacaaattcatgtgatgcaatGTATTAGTATACGAACAAATTCATGTGGTCTCTTTACAACAATTGGATCAACTTTTAGGGTAATACCTCAAGAGTAGAGTCCCCCAACAATAGGGTCGAATAAATTGAGATTTGTGCTACAGACTCCAATGTTGGAAACTACTAAAATGTATTTGGatgaaatgattttatttcaaatccaGAAAAGAATTGCAGCACCGAGAAAAAGAAGCAACATCAAGGACGAAAAAAAGTAGCATCAAGAAAAATTGACTTGGGCTTCTCTCGTCTGCCAGTTACGTCCTCCCGCGAGTGACCTATATAAAAGGTGAGTTTATGAAACACAAAATCCTGCCAAGAAGGATGGACCCGAAATTCTTGAGGACCAGAGCTATGCCCGGAAGTATAACAAGAAGATTAACGAGACCGCGAGCGGGGAATGGTTGATGTTTGATGAAATTTCCATACTCTCCAAATCTCGTCGAAATGATGAAGAGCAAATATGGTGTTTTCGGAGAAAgagttttcttttatttagCCAACATGATAAATAATCCAATAATCCAACAGGAAAAAAACTAGCATTTTGTCAGTTCTCTCTACTTCAATTTGAAAACCATTTCAAATTATCAATACATATATGATGTCTCTCACATGTCTGCCACTGTCCCACGTAAATAAAGTAAGAGTGATAATATATCAACCAATCACAAATCAGGTTCATATCTCCATCTCATGAAATTAAGCTGCTggccaaattttatttttttttaaaaaaacgccTAAGCAACATCTAGGCGGTAGATAAATCTTCATATATCGCATACTGCTTTTTAGAACACCAAGTACAACCAACTTGGGTAGATTTCACTCCCAGCAATCGGCTCAGACCGTATCGATAACCCACTAATACAATTTCAATTGGGACATAATTCACTCAACCCCGTGTAAAACTAACACAGTTTCATGCAATGCTTTGAAAGAATCTAATTTTAGTCAGTATAATGATTTGAAAGAATCGGACCTACAAAAAGCGAGTGTATAGGTGGGAATTACTCATATTTCTTGAGAATATGAGATTGGGTATATCTGGTGGTGTTTGGTTGGTCTTCCTACTATTCCAACTCAAAATAAATCTCCACCAACAGCACCGAGAATGCTGTCTCCTACTTGAATGACCCCCAGATCAGGTCAGATATCGGCACTTTAAGGTCAGAAGTCAACCTTTGTAGAACTAATGCTAACGAGCGCACATCCGATAGAGCTCTATGGGCAGACCCAACCAATGGAATGTTATAGCATTCCCTTAGGGCTTGCAATGACGTCTTTGAAGGAACCTTCAATTCTGGCAGTAAAATGACATTTGACTTCAACATTTAATATGGTTCTCTATTAATTTTATGCACAAGAGAGGCaagtgaaaaagaaaaaaggaaaccTTTGGACTCCATCAATGCACGAGCCAGTGGAAGAGTGTCAGCGAACAACCAATCTTTAGGAATCTCATATGAAGATCGTCTAAACTCATTTTTCAGAAAGGAACGTCAAAAGTGCGGCCATTATGAGCTATGAACAAAATGACTCCGCCAGGAACTTGGTGGCTTTTAACACACTGGAGTATGATAGGAATAAGGTCCTTCATCCTACAAAACCAAGACAGAATAAGACATACGCCGTACATTGATTGGACAAAAGCTTTACATTTCAGCGTTTCTATGCCAGAAgcatttttggattcaattttcTGGATATCGTTTTCATCTGAGGAAATTAAAGTAAATATCTTGTATCATTTTTGTTCTctcccaaaatatattttcatccatttttgcatttccgacataattattaaatttaattcaatttttcatCACACCCAAAAATAACTCTCTATATAATATTCTCCCCATACATCAGAGTAAAAGATGTCTTGTTTAGAAGAAAGAACCAAACAAAACCACATTTTGTAATACAATCCTTATAAACACATTTTTAGAGAATATTTTGCCGAGAATAGCAAAAATGAAAATCAACATCTGTGGCTTTTCAGAAAATGAGTTTGAACAAAAGTGGTAGAGACTGAATCATAAGGAGAAATTTCAGATCAGGTTAGATGCGGATTAAAACAAAAATGGTAACTATCAGTAAATTATGCATCCCGATAGAGAGACTGTCAAAATTCATTCAGCAGCATAATAATCTAGATTTGTATCCTCTATAGTGCACAACATGGTGCTGTGCACTGTAGAGCAGTTGGAAACACCAATACACTAGATCCAAATTCAATCCTATCTATGCTTAATAGTCAATTTCTTGGCCATAAATCACACAAGGAAACACCAACGTTTTATGCAAGTATAGAAGTGGTCGTTTTGTAAAGTACCTGGGTACATTTGATCTCTTCACCGAGTGGGTTGATTAGAAATGCCATGAAAATGTGTATTTGTCACTTCACGCTCTGGATTGACAAGAGTCTGAAAAGTGCTGTTTTCACCCCCTCGAAGATCTTGAAATGCTATGTCAATTACCAGATCAAACTCATTACTCAACCCCGTGGTTTCAATGTTGAAACAGATAGTAGTGACTTTCTTCGCCAAGTCATTGTAGTACTGATCTGTTTCTGATTTAATATTTTCTAGTTTACAAGTACTCAACTTGGTTCTGTTACTTTCGGAAATTATCTCGTTTCTTCTTGCGTGTTAACTTCTCCTTGCATCCACTTGTTTCTGTATTTATGGTTCATCCGGTCCATCTCTGCCCTCTTTCAAGCTCATATTTATCTGTGCAAAGAACTCTTGTGCCGCTGCCATTCCCACTTAATTTACAGAAGCCTGCCCACCAAGAATTAGCTAAAGTTTGAATTTTGCATCGGGGCAGTTGCAACAGAGAGAAACACAATGCAACAGTTCTGATCCAACAGTTACAGAATTAAAAtggtaaataaataaaatggattAGCCTGCAGAGGGCGGCACAATGAACATATCACAAGTGTGACTTTCTGCTTTCCTATAAGTGCTCGAACCATTTAATCTTAATGAGATACTTATTCATATTGGAAACTGATCTAACATGAACTGCAAATTTACAACACAAATTAGAACCTTTGCAGTGGAAAAGATAGTGCTTTCTGAGGGCATCCGATTAATTGAACAAACTTCAAGATGGATGTTCAATAGAAGTCAAAAAACTTCATGTTCAGATATAAGGAATTCCAGAAAAGAGGGGCATAAAATGTCTGACAAACATATACTGCATATGATACATAAAACAGAGCATCAATTGATGTCCAATCCTATACTATAAGTCTGAATCTTGGAATGCTTTTGTCATATTTTAATTAGCTTATTCTGAATTAGctgtaaaaaatttaaatgataaaacgtactaattagaaaaaaataatcAGCCAAAACAAGAAATTGCCAATTCTATCCAACTCAGGGCAGTCAAACTTCCAGCAACAACCCACAATTTCAGTTTCatcaaaatctgaaaacatGTATCTAtagtgaaataaattttattagcaAGCATtggagaaaaaataaaataaaaataaatcaataaacatGATCAATTTTTTGACAAGATCATAAATTATGGGTACAACCATATGATTGTGATGAGTAatatcatatcacaatggaTAAATGAGAAAATATAATCGAATTATCTTGTTGAGCAAAAATCAATTCATCATATTCACAAGTCCTAGTTAGTGCTGATAATAAACTGTTCTACATATTatatgaatgaataaataactATGCACTACATGCAATGCCAGTGTGCTAGGGGCTGACATAATTAAGTTGATCATGCCAATTATAACAGTACGAAGAGACAATTCTCAATGGAAACCCAACCCTTCACATTTTAATACATAACCTAAGCATAACAATTGCAGGACCCGAGCTCCACCAACAACTATGCATTTGAGGCGGCAAGCGATGGGACCCATAATCGATGTTAgattattagaaatatattttcaatgattTGTACCGATTTTCATCCGTGAAAAGACATGAGAGCCCAAATAGTGTGAAAAAAATTATGCGTGGAACAGAGAGTGCATAATCATTTCTAACATATTATTAGAAAATTATGACAGTTGAttagataatatatataaaccAACATAAACTAGCAATAGGATTTAAAGACTTGTGTCATTTTCATCgggcacaaatttttttttaatttatcgcTACAAATAGTTGAGTTACCTATTTCTCGGCATAAAGATGCATCATGTAAGCGGGTCATTTTCCACTTGTGTTCTTCTAGAGTGACAAAATTACCATAAAAAAGAACTCGAGAGAGGATGCTATGTTTGTGGAAAGCAGAGAAAATATAAGCATGGTTCCGTGACTTCCGTCTCTCTTTATGATATTCAACAGTTGATGAATTAACATcagaaattattaatattacaaATCACAATACCTCAAGGATAAACTGTTTCAATCTCTCTCTTCAACTGAGGAATTCAGGAAGGAAAGATCGAACCACattatcatttaattatttttatgttgacGGGGTATGATGAGAACAGAGTTATATTATCAAGTCACAACCGTATGCCTCAAAATTCACATAAGTAGCCTCAGCTTATGGACGTAAAGTTCATACACCAGAAATTTTATCAGAAATGCCTTTCTCATCCTCATCTGAATAACCATCGCCACTGTTGTTCTGGTCAATTTGTTTGGATAGTCCAGACTCTTGCTGGTTGGAAGAATTTCCAGCTCCTCCGGTGACTGATTGCTGATAGAGAACCCCTCCAGCAAGAGTCAAGAGCAAGCACACCAAACCAATTGGGGTAGCGTGCTTATCCCAAATCAACACATTAATGGCAACCGTCAAAAACTTGTTCACCACACCGGTAACTGTGAATGCAGTAGCTGAGATAGCCTTTCTAGCTGCAAAGCCAAAGAAACTAATAAGCAACCCAAACACACAAGACAGGGAGACAGCAAAAAAGGCAACCGGATTGAACAAATCCCCACCACTCGACCTTCCTATAGCCATAAACACATCAACATACTCTCCGGTCACAATCCAAAAGACAGGTGCCATCATCAGGGACAACAAATTATTGTAAAACACAAATCCCCACGTATTCAAACCAAGATTCGTCACCATGTGCTTGATGTAAACCATCTCAGTGGTAATGGTCACAAGATATGCTAATGCCCAAGAATAGGCCGTCAATGTGAACCCGTTATCCGTTGCTACATACCCAACCGCAGCGCCTAATATGATCACCAAGGATAAAAACGTTAACTTGGAGGGACACGGCTGTCTCCTAGACACAGTATCTGCAAATGCCACCAAAAGGGGAGTGAGAGATCTAAAGACTATGAATGTATCCACATTAGCGTGGCGAAGGAGATTCGTGTTAGTGAATATAGCCAAGTAAAACACGAATGCCGCAGGAAAGAACTTCTTAGCAGTCTCCAACACGAATGTATCGTGTGCCAAGAACCCTAATTTCCCCAATATCCAGACCCCAAGAGCAGATGTGAGGTACTGCAAAGCAGTGAGTAGTCCCGGGTAATTAAACTTGGCGACCGAAAACTTGTTGATAACAGCAAGTAAGCTAGAGCAGAGAGCATAGCCTATGACAAGACTGCTGGTAGCGTAGTATGGCTTAGATGCCTCCAATCTAATAGAAGCCATTATGGTTTCTGAATCTGATACCCGCAACACTAGAATCTGATCTGGATTTGGGTAAATTGCGACCGTAATAGAAAAATCAAAGGCCGAAACCCATAATCATCGCTCAATGAGAAATTAACCTTGAATAATAATGAGAAATCGCGATGAAAATAGAGAGTAAAGCCTCGAAAGTTTGGTGAGATCAGATAATGGAACTGTTACACTTACAACATGGTGAGAGTGAAAATGACCTGTGGATCGACACAAGGTACAGCTGACATTGATGGAGAGGCAAGAAGATTGTCAGATTCTAATGGTGGGAGGAGTTCATTGATTCAGATAAATATTTACCTCCATTACTGAATTTTACCACAATTCCAAtatctaatttttatattaaatacttCATAATTAATTCCAAAAATATGGGGATTATACCTGAATGAGACAAACTTTTCAATATATAACTAAAATTTTACACTTAGTAACATTGAATTTAGGAAAAAAATACGTTAGATACTACTTAGAATTTGGAATTTAGAACTTCAACTTATAAAGATTTGGAATCGAGGGGATTTGGGACTCAACAAGTACACAGAGATTTATGGATCCAAATATTAACAGACTTTGCACAAACACCACATAATTGATGTGATGCAGAAACCAAGCAGTAGGAAGCTTAACATTTTCCTAGGCAGTTGATTCTTCACTGTCCGTACATGGAAAAAAGACACCCTTTCTTGCATTTTAAGCAAAGGGATCGCGACATCGACACAAGCCTATAATACACACTATGTTACAGAATCTTGACTAATTTACACGGAGGATTCAAAAGCCAACCTTGTGTTCTTGTAGATGATGTTCACATTCAGTTGTAGAAGCTTTCCAGTTTTCTAGCAGCTATGTTACGCCTAACCAGTATCCACCACTTGATCACTGCCAGAACCTTGCACCACCTAGTCTTGGGAGTATGAATTCCAGGATCATAAGAGATTGTGCCTATGTTGTGATTGCCGGAAACTTGCTCCACCTGAAGGTCTACCATCCTCCGGTAGATCTTGATGAAGCAGTTGTGTTCCGACATAGTGATCTTCTGAAGCCCATGTATGACCATTTCCCATTAAGAATTCATCAGGGGAATTGTCCACCCCGAAACAGTTTCCCAAAGCTAAATTGAACGTCCCTTGGTTCTGGTCTGCCACACTTTCCAAGGAGCTATTATATTGTTCTCCCCCTTTGTAAGGTTGTGAAAATGAAATAGTTGGATGGTTGACATTCATCTGCGTTTCCAGATAATCtgtgataaaaatgatatttcagtTGCTTCCAAGTTCAAGAGAGAGATATGCCAGTCATAGAAGATTAACAAAGGGGTACTTCCTAAAGCTAGTAGATGTCTTGCGACCTTAATGTCGAAAGATTAACAAAGGGAGTTTTCCAAAATGTCTAAAGATCAGAGTTTTCTTATAATCACGAATTTAAACAGTTTCCATTAATAATATGCAGTAAATCATCATGTTTGTTAACCATTAAACCAGATACTGATGGAATTTTTTCAAGCCGAAggtataaaaattgaaaaatggtTGGGACCAAAAAGTAAATGGAAATTAGCATGTACGAGTAGGGCCATAGTTCAACCGTGTTCACCTTCCATGTTAGTGTGATCCAAGCTTGGATTGTTAAATGAACTTTCTCCAGCACTTGCCAATAGAATAGAGATAGAGCCAATAATCGATGGGTCGGCTATCAAAACCCAGTCCTCCGAGTTGTCATATGCGTGCTGCTTCAGATGTTCCACCACCTCCTGGCAACACAGAAGGCAAACTAAATCTTTTTCATATATCTTTTCCACGGGACAGAATTTTAAAGTCAAATTAGCCAGTTTTGTGCTCAAGTTAAAATAAGAAGTTCCAAAAGCAAGAAACCAACCACATGATATACGTCGAGTTTATCCAAAGAATGGTAATTCTGTCCATCAAAAGTTGCTCCTACGACCTTGTGGACAGAGTTGAACACTAGACTGGTCCCTTGCACAGTACTGAACACGTATAGCTTGTTATCGACTGGACAGGTTAAAGCATGTCCAACGATTGTTGCCCACATCTTATTGGAGATGTTATGCAGCAACTACACATCAAG
Proteins encoded:
- the LOC140959107 gene encoding uncharacterized protein, whose amino-acid sequence is MARGGKFGLKREAGNNIPLSRKGSDESDEDYTVGEDEDFYESEDEDCSLAEDESDESLGEFMAEEEEEDPVTIKKVRKPGGGKCFQGRKKNRFAKGRKKKVVYSEEEDCDDDDDDDFFFVSKPKRKHKLSCQEEEDDDIEDLYQQEPNDFDVKIPRKVIEKNNGGYTEKPRKRTKVSYQEEEKESDYDDSYEDDDEEFTPDEIDGFDEEELPVTKKNRVGRLRVRETQIARGKRGKRSTEFLKKTKRKEPMIEKSSRKRSRSDHGESPVKNPVSLKKKKLPKPVRGRRRKPSLDFDSDFVSSGSIDCEYTVSEEEREQVREASEFCGSVATSSRSSNALKMIKEVEFLPLQRKCPGRKGKEKVVDMNVAVGKQVCGICLSEEGKRTVRGILNCCSHYFCFTCIMEWSKVESRCPLCKQRFATVCRTARDDGGHDLRDSVFQVPERDQVYQPSEEELRGYLDPYENVLCTECLQGGDDALMLLCDICDSPAHSYCVGLGREVPEGNWYCDGCRPTALASLNAPHLNPTPDLGACNSLPVISSPVATVRETFDLNELYVPETPQTQVAIPSPSPRHSNGDTQATSPGSGSVAFTLFERRRIQRQIHQLLNNRSNMSRQLDGNGVVSPVTVINLFGSQITRDGALAHQHTVTQSRMVPQNAHRQGRLPDNSMPLLYRREGISPRVSSLRGHVLHNQASTSTNQTFDGSAHDEFVGIDERIGRDTCHQQLYPFSGTSNTGSEASISPFQFRETPVSSRTLQGPLRTPF
- the LOC140958746 gene encoding LOW QUALITY PROTEIN: exonuclease DPD1, chloroplastic/mitochondrial-like (The sequence of the model RefSeq protein was modified relative to this genomic sequence to represent the inferred CDS: inserted 1 base in 1 codon; deleted 2 bases in 1 codon), yielding HARRNEIISESNRTKLSTCKLENIKSETDQYYNDLAKKVTTICFNIETTGLSNEFDLVIDIAFQDLRGGENSTFQTLVNPEREVTNTHFHGISNQPSVKRSNVPRMKDLIPIILQCVKSHQVPGGVILFIAHNGRTFDVPFXKNEFRRSSYEIPKDWLFADTLPLARALMESKELKVPSKTSLQALRECYNIPLVGSAHRALSDVRSLALVLQRLTSDLKVPISDLIWGSFK
- the LOC140959110 gene encoding GDP-fucose transporter 1-like isoform X2, producing the protein MASIRLEASKPYYATSSLVIGYALCSSLLAVINKFSVAKFNYPGLLTALQYLTSALGVWILGKLGFLAHDTFVLETAKKFFPAAFVFYLAIFTNTNLLRHANVDTFIVFRSLTPLLVAFADTVSRRQPCPSKLTFLSLVIILGAAVGYVATDNGFTLTAYSWALAYLVTITTEMVYIKHMVTNLGLNTWGFVFYNNLLSLMMAPVFWIVTGEYVDVFMAIGRSSARKAISATAFTVTGVVNKFLTVAINVLIWDKHATPIGLVCLLLTLAGGVLYQQSVTGGAGNSSNQQESGLSKQIDQNNSGDGYSDEDEKGISDKISGV
- the LOC140959110 gene encoding GDP-fucose transporter 1-like isoform X1 produces the protein MASIRLEASKPYYATSSLVIGYALCSSLLAVINKFSVAKFNYPGLLTALQYLTSALGVWILGKLGFLAHDTFVLETAKKFFPAAFVFYLAIFTNTNLLRHANVDTFIVFRSLTPLLVAFADTVSRRQPCPSKLTFLSLVIILGAAVGYVATDNGFTLTAYSWALAYLVTITTEMVYIKHMVTNLGLNTWGFVFYNNLLSLMMAPVFWIVTGEYVDVFMAIGRSSGGDLFNPVAFFAVSLSCVFGLLISFFGFAARKAISATAFTVTGVVNKFLTVAINVLIWDKHATPIGLVCLLLTLAGGVLYQQSVTGGAGNSSNQQESGLSKQIDQNNSGDGYSDEDEKGISDKISGV
- the LOC140959108 gene encoding calmodulin-binding protein 60 B-like isoform X3; this encodes MYPRTISFSSSHDQIEPSSVSRTWQLRFQSNIHRTIYTGSKILSDDKSPVKVVLYDPTSQRIITSGSISSSKVDLVVLDGEFNPDDYDDQMGQQFDRKTVQNREGKKPLVSGELIVQLQEGVGYIDEIIFTDNSSWIRSGKFRLGAKLHARSDRIRVREGISDAFKVKDHRGKSYEKLYPPSLDDEVWRLEKIAKDGPSHKKLEECKIHSVKDFLRLYFKNPLYLRSLLHNISNKMWATIVGHALTCPVDNKLYVFSTVQGTSLVFNSVHKVVGATFDGQNYHSLDKLDVYHVEVVEHLKQHAYDNSEDWVLIADPSIIGSISILLASAGESSFNNPSLDHTNMEGEHDYLETQMNVNHPTISFSQPYKGGEQYNSSLESVADQNQGTFNLALGNCFGVDNSPDEFLMGNGHTWASEDHYVGTQLLHQDLPEDGRPSGGASFRQSQHRHNLL